ACGGGCTGGCAGCCGAGGCCGGATCGGCCGATCGTGGCGTCGCATGGCTGGCGGCCAACGCCCCCGGTGCCGGGGTGTGGATGCTGTCTCTGCCGGGCGAACGCGACCCGTCGCTTGGCCTTGCATGGCGGCCCGAGGCTGCGCCGGCGGGACGGGCCGGCATCCGCCGCATTCAGCTCGACCCCGCCACGGGCGAACCGCTGGCGGCGCGTGACACCGCGGGCGGCGATTTCCTCTACCGCTTTCATTTCGAGCTGTATGGCATGCCGCGCGACACCGCGCGCTGGATCGTCGGCATCGCCACCATGGCCATGTTTGTGGCGATCATCAGCGGCATCATCACCCATCGCCGGATCTTCAAGGACATCTTCACCTTCAGGCCCGACAAGGCCGGCCAACGCGCCTGGCTGGATGCCCATAACGCGACGGCGGTTCTGGCCCTGCCCTTCCATGTGATGATCACCTATAGCGGCCTGGTGCTGCTGGCCGGCACCCTGATGCCCTTCGCCTTCGATGGTCAGCGCGGCGGTGGTGGCGCGCCCCGCTCCACCGAACCGCCGGCGGTTGTCGCAACCGACCCGGCGGCACCGGCGCCGGTCGCCCTGGCGCCATTGCTGGCTGATGCCGAGCGTCGCTGGGGGGCGCCCGCCGGCAGCGTGACCGTCACCGCGCCCGGCCGCGCGGCCGCGACGATCGAGTTGCGGCCCCTGCACCCTGCCGCGCTCGCCAGTGCCGGCCGCGCCGGCGACCGGCTGATCTATGACGCCGCCACCGGGCGGTTGGTCGAGGATGTGCGCGGCGCCGATGGGTTGAGCACGGTCGGCGAGATCAACACCGTCATCGGCGTGCTGCACCGGGCCCGGTTCTCCGAGCCGGCGCTGCGCTGGCTGTTCTTCATCTCTGGTGTCGCCGGCACGGTGATGGTGGCGACCGGGCTGGTGCTGTGGGTGGTGAAGCGCGCCGCACAGCATGCCCGCAATGGTGGCCCCTCGATCGGCTTCCGCATCGTCGAGCGCCTGAACGTCGCCGGCATTGCCGGGCTGTGCCTTGCCACCGCCGGCTATTTCTGGGCCAACCGGCTGATACCGGCCGATCTGGCCGGCCGCGCCGACTGGGAGATCCGCGCCTTCTTCGCGCTATGGGCGGCTGCGGCCCTGCATGCCCTGCTGCGGCCGGTCCGTGCCGCCTGGACCGAGCAACTGGGCGTCACGGCCGGCTTGCTGGTGATGCTGCCGCTGGCCAGTCTGACCGGCATTCTGGCGGGGGATGCCCGGGTGATCGGTTTCGATCTGGTGGCGATCGCCACGGCTGCGGGCCTGCTCCATGCCGCCCGCAGGCTGGCGCGCCCGGCGCCGGTGGCAAAGCCGGCGGCCCGCCGGCGGACAGCCGCCGCCATTGCGGGAGATCGCCCATGACCGCGGCCATGTTCACTTGGCCGGCCTGCATTGCCGCCTGGACCGGGTTTCTGGCCCTGGCACTGGCCATGGATCGGCATCACGACCAGATCCTGGGCGGCCGTCCGCGCCCTGTCCGGCGGCGGGTCTTCACCCTCGCCGGCTGGTCCCTGCTCATGGCCGCCGCCGCCGGCGCGGTTCTGGGCTGGGGCTGGTCGATCGGGCTGGCGGCGCTGTGGGGCGTGCTGTCGCTGGCCGGCGGCGCGCTGGTTCTGGCGCTGAGCCATGCCCCCCGCCGGCTGCCGCGCATCACGCTGGCACTGATCGCCACGATCTGGCTGCCCCTGCTGTTTCTCTGACCGGTCATGTGACGGCGGAACACTCCTGACAGGTGCTGACAGGAGTATGATGATACGATCCGGTGTCATCATCACAAGGTCACGAGGCACTGTCAGATGTCGGCACATCCACCGAGGCTCATATCGCCTGCACCCGTCATCCGCCACTGGATCACCGCCGTCAACACCGGCAACAGCGAGGCGCTGCGTGCCTGCTTCGCCACCGATGCCATCGTCACCGATGGCAGCCGCACGATACGCGGCCTGCCATCGATCGGCGCCTGGGCCGCGCATGAAATCTTCGCGCCCCGGCTCAGCATGCACCCGATCATGGGCCGCGAGCATGACGACGGCAGCGACCAGCTCGTCGACATGCTGGTCGATGGCGATATCGACCGCACCGGTCTGCCCGATCCGCTGATCATGACCCTGCGGTTCACCATCACCGGCGCCCTGATCGCCCGGCTGGTCATCACCCTCAGCCAGCGTCAGTGATCGACGGCGGCGCGGATCGCCTCGGCCCGGATATCCTCGGTCAGCCGGGCGCGCAGCGCGCTGAATTCCGGGCTCGATTTCACCGTGTAATGGCGCGGATGACCCAGCGGCACCGGGGTGATCGATTTGATCCGGCCGGGCCGCGCCGACATGGTGATCACCCGCGCGCCCACGAAGATCGCCTCCTCGATATCGTGGGTGACGAAGATCACCGTCTTCTGCTCGCGCTCCCAAATGCCCAGCAGCAATTCCTGCATCAGGCCCCGGGTCTGGTTGTCCAACGCGCCGAAGGGTTCATCCAGCAGCAGGATCTTCGGGTCGTTGGCCAGCGCCCGGGCGATGGCGGTCCGTTGCTGCATGCCGCCCGACAACTGCTTGGGCCAGTGGTTCTCGAACCCACGCAGGCCGACCTCGTCGATGAAGGCCGCGACTATGTCGCGGCGCTCCGCCTCCGACAGCCCCTTTTCGCGCAGGCCGAAGCCGATATTCTGCGCCACCGTCAGCCAGGGGAACAGGGTATAGGACTGGAACACCATGCCGCGATCGGCGCCGGGGCCGGTGATCACCGCGCCGTCCAGCGTCACCCGGCCGGTGGTCGGCCGGTCCAGCCCGGCCACGATCCTGAGCAGGGTCGACTTGCCGCAGCCCGACGGCCCCAGGATCGAGACGAAGTCATTGCGCGGCACCACCAGGTCGGTCGCCTGCAAGGCCAGCGTCGGTGCACCGCCGCGCACGCCCGGAAAGGTGCGGCTGACGCCCTCGATGATCAGCACGCCGGCGTCATCCGCGGTGGCCGGGGCGCCGGTGCCGGCCGTCATCGCCGGGGCGCTCATGCCAGCCGCCATGCGAACAGGCGGCGGTTCAGCATCTTGAACAGCAGGTCGGAGATCAGGCCGATCACGCCGATGACGATGATCCCGAAAATGATCTGGCCGGTGGCCATCAGCGCCTGCGAATTGATGATCATATAGCCGATGCCCGATGAGGCGCCGATCAGCTCGGCGACGATGACATAGGTCCAGGCCCAGCCCAGCACCAGGCGCAGGGTCTCGGCGATGTCGGGGGCATTGGCCGGCAGCAGCACCCGGCTGACGATGCCCCGGTCGCGCGCGCCCAGGGTATAGGCCGCCTCGACCAGATCGCGGCGGGTGGCACCCACCTGCACCGCCACCATCAGGGTGATCTGGAACACCGAGCCGATGAAGATCACCAGCAGCTTCTGCATCTCGCCGATGCCGGCCCACAGGATCAGCAGCGGCACGAAGGCCGAGGCCGGCAGATAGCGCGCAAACGACACGAACGGCTCAAGCAGCGCCTCGACCGGCTTGTATGCGCCCATGGCGATGCCCAGCGGCACGGCGATGACCGTGGCCATCAGGAAGCCGCCGACCACCCGCCACACGGTCATGCCGATATCGCCAAGGAACCCCTGGCGGAACAGCAGATCCCAGCCATCGGCCAGCATGGTCAGCGGGTCGGCCAGAAAGGTGCGCGACACGAAGCCGCCGAAGGTCGCCGCCGACCAGAACGCGATGAACAGCACGAAAAAGCCGATGCCGAGCAGAACGCGCGTCCGCGGGCTGACGGGCTCGAAGGGTCGGATCATGAGGCAGGGCCTGTCGTTCGAAGCCGCGATGTCACGCCCCGCCCATCGCATCCTGGCGGCGGGCGGGGCGTGATCGAGCGGTTCAGGTCACTGGATGTAGCTGGTGTCGACGATCGCGGCCAGATCAGGCTTCTGCTTGATCACACCGATCTCAAGCAGCAGATCGGCGGCTTCCGCCGAGAAGGTCTTGAACTCGCCTTCAAAGAACGCCTGGTTCGCGGCTTTGTCCTGCCAGCGCAGATGCTGTGCCGAATTGCCGAAGGCCTCGCCCGACTGCTTCACATCGGCGCCCATGATCTCAAAGGCCTTGTCCTTGTCGGCCGCGATCATCTCCAGCGCTTCGAAATAGCTGTCGGCGAGCGCCTTGCCGGCTGTGGGGTTTTCCGACAGGAAGGCCGGCGTGCAGCCCACCGTGTCCATCACCGCCGCGTAATCCAGCGTCGTCGCCAGAATCTTGCCCTTGTCGGGGGCGTTGCGCACGGTGGAAAGATAGGGCTCATAGGTCATGGCGGCGTCGTTCTGGTCGGCGACGAAAGCCTGCGCCGCCGGCCCCGGCTCCATGTTCACCACCCGCACATCCGACATCTTCATGTCGTTCTTGTGCAGCATCCAGGCGAGCAGAAAATAAGGCGACGTGCCGGGCGCCGAGGCCGCAACCGTCTTGCCCTTCAGGTCGGCGAAGCTGTTCACGTCGCCGCGCACCGCGATGCCGTCGGCGCCGAACGACTTGTCCATCTGGAAGATCTGCTTGGCGGCGACGCCATTGGCGTTCCACACGATCCAGGTTTCAACCGTGGTCGCGGCGCATTGGATATCGCCCGAAGCCAGCGCCAGATGCCGGCTGGCCTGCGGAATCTTCTTCAGCGACACGTCCAGGCCGTGCTTCTCGAATATGCCGGCTTCCTTGGCCAGCGTCAGCGGCGCGAAGCCGGTCCAGCCCGACAGGCCCAAGGTCACCTTGATGGTCTCGGCCGATGCCGGGGTCGTGGCAAGCGCCAACGCCCCCGCGGCCATGGCCAGCCCGAATGTCCGACGAAACTGCATGAACTTGGTCCCCCGTGATCTCGCATTGCGCGGTCCCCGACCGGATCACCGCCAGAACGGCCCGGTCACCTGCGCAATCATGTCATCCCTGTCCATCGCCCTGTGCCGCCCATGTCATGGGCCGGCCGGTTTTTCTGCGTAAATTCATAGCAGCACAGCCGCACAGCCTCGTCAATTGCCTATACATATCGCAGCCATTGGCGGTCGCGCGCGGTCAGCCATTGCCGGGGTTGAAATGGCCCACGAACCGATACAGCGCCGCCGGATGGATCAGCCGGACCTGGGTGATGGTCAGCGCGGTCTGGCGGGTCTCGCGATCCAGAACCAGCAGCGCCGACCCCTTGTCGACGCCCAGAAGCCGGGCGGTCGCGGCATCGGCGAGATCGGCGCTGATCACGTGCACGGCATCCGACCACGGCACCTGCTGCAACAGCCAGCGGCCGGGGGCGGTGGTGGTGAAATCGGTCTCGCGGGCATGGGGCACGGCATCCAGCATCACGCTGCGCCGTTCAAGCGCCATCACCACGCCATCGATCTGGTGCAGCCCGTCCAGCCGCAACACCTCGGTGCCGGCGGGCACGGGAAACGCGCTGCCCTCGGCCTCGGCCAGCCGCTCGATGCGCCGCGCCAGCAGCCGATAGGCATAGGACTGCCCGGCGCGCGCGGCTTCCACGGCGAAATCCTGGATCTCCATCACCGTGCGCTCGATCCGCGGCCGCGCCACAAACGACCCCGCCCGCCGCCGCCGCTCGATCATCCCCGCCGCCGCCAGCGCGGTCAGCGCCTTGCTCACCGTCATCCGCGAACAGCCATAC
This genomic window from Tistrella bauzanensis contains:
- a CDS encoding PepSY-associated TM helix domain-containing protein is translated as MAWLHEWAGLLLGWLLFAIFLTGTIAFFRDEVTHWMQPELHGLAAEAGSADRGVAWLAANAPGAGVWMLSLPGERDPSLGLAWRPEAAPAGRAGIRRIQLDPATGEPLAARDTAGGDFLYRFHFELYGMPRDTARWIVGIATMAMFVAIISGIITHRRIFKDIFTFRPDKAGQRAWLDAHNATAVLALPFHVMITYSGLVLLAGTLMPFAFDGQRGGGGAPRSTEPPAVVATDPAAPAPVALAPLLADAERRWGAPAGSVTVTAPGRAAATIELRPLHPAALASAGRAGDRLIYDAATGRLVEDVRGADGLSTVGEINTVIGVLHRARFSEPALRWLFFISGVAGTVMVATGLVLWVVKRAAQHARNGGPSIGFRIVERLNVAGIAGLCLATAGYFWANRLIPADLAGRADWEIRAFFALWAAAALHALLRPVRAAWTEQLGVTAGLLVMLPLASLTGILAGDARVIGFDLVAIATAAGLLHAARRLARPAPVAKPAARRRTAAAIAGDRP
- a CDS encoding ABC transporter ATP-binding protein → MTAGTGAPATADDAGVLIIEGVSRTFPGVRGGAPTLALQATDLVVPRNDFVSILGPSGCGKSTLLRIVAGLDRPTTGRVTLDGAVITGPGADRGMVFQSYTLFPWLTVAQNIGFGLREKGLSEAERRDIVAAFIDEVGLRGFENHWPKQLSGGMQQRTAIARALANDPKILLLDEPFGALDNQTRGLMQELLLGIWEREQKTVIFVTHDIEEAIFVGARVITMSARPGRIKSITPVPLGHPRHYTVKSSPEFSALRARLTEDIRAEAIRAAVDH
- a CDS encoding ABC transporter substrate-binding protein, encoding MQFRRTFGLAMAAGALALATTPASAETIKVTLGLSGWTGFAPLTLAKEAGIFEKHGLDVSLKKIPQASRHLALASGDIQCAATTVETWIVWNANGVAAKQIFQMDKSFGADGIAVRGDVNSFADLKGKTVAASAPGTSPYFLLAWMLHKNDMKMSDVRVVNMEPGPAAQAFVADQNDAAMTYEPYLSTVRNAPDKGKILATTLDYAAVMDTVGCTPAFLSENPTAGKALADSYFEALEMIAADKDKAFEIMGADVKQSGEAFGNSAQHLRWQDKAANQAFFEGEFKTFSAEAADLLLEIGVIKQKPDLAAIVDTSYIQ
- a CDS encoding UTRA domain-containing protein — its product is MTGQAAVSFHQRIYGDIERRVLNGELRPGDRIPSEHELMAVYGCSRMTVSKALTALAAAGMIERRRRAGSFVARPRIERTVMEIQDFAVEAARAGQSYAYRLLARRIERLAEAEGSAFPVPAGTEVLRLDGLHQIDGVVMALERRSVMLDAVPHARETDFTTTAPGRWLLQQVPWSDAVHVISADLADAATARLLGVDKGSALLVLDRETRQTALTITQVRLIHPAALYRFVGHFNPGNG
- a CDS encoding ABC transporter permease; amino-acid sequence: MIRPFEPVSPRTRVLLGIGFFVLFIAFWSAATFGGFVSRTFLADPLTMLADGWDLLFRQGFLGDIGMTVWRVVGGFLMATVIAVPLGIAMGAYKPVEALLEPFVSFARYLPASAFVPLLILWAGIGEMQKLLVIFIGSVFQITLMVAVQVGATRRDLVEAAYTLGARDRGIVSRVLLPANAPDIAETLRLVLGWAWTYVIVAELIGASSGIGYMIINSQALMATGQIIFGIIVIGVIGLISDLLFKMLNRRLFAWRLA
- a CDS encoding nuclear transport factor 2-like protein — its product is MSAHPPRLISPAPVIRHWITAVNTGNSEALRACFATDAIVTDGSRTIRGLPSIGAWAAHEIFAPRLSMHPIMGREHDDGSDQLVDMLVDGDIDRTGLPDPLIMTLRFTITGALIARLVITLSQRQ
- a CDS encoding DUF3325 domain-containing protein, producing MTAAMFTWPACIAAWTGFLALALAMDRHHDQILGGRPRPVRRRVFTLAGWSLLMAAAAGAVLGWGWSIGLAALWGVLSLAGGALVLALSHAPRRLPRITLALIATIWLPLLFL